The genomic region tctcctaaatatattatagtgctaagtccattaatacattaatttccattataagagccctgctctagcgtacatatctatcacatcttcgtgcgacaagttgttaactatttatttctctacgtcagtgtaatctaagtgttggaaatatataatttataattcagtgaatcacagtgttatacaaactcaatcacccctattatctcaacggaaatcagtcgttgctttaatagtctcctttaacagttttcttaacttgatttcgttctgcttctgcatagcgtctagtatggcccgaatacttggatccacaccagtagccatagccaagccggtgaaaattatcctttgttccgtggtatatatagggtaaaacgaatggtagaccgcagcatagtggtttccaacgatccacacttgttctaattcctcactcaacgtctttcatgtccattgacgtagaaaaaggtaagttattgtaatatcggaatatattaaaggtgtaattttgtccgattaattataatttattaataatggattgaaaatacagatattagttagacagagaaacgatgtttgattaacaggaaaactaaatgcaacgctcgtatttacatcaaataacttgacaactatttggtaactctctctctctcactagcaactctaacactcgacaccactcgcaactcaattctaacgactctatgcttcgacgtctcgatcaactctgaacctcaccaatgcattcctgctcggtcctacacacacacacacacacacacacacacacacacacacacacacacacacacacacacacacacacacacacacacacacacacacacacacacacacacacacacacacacacacacacacacacacacacacacacacacacacacacacacttttcggctcacatactctggcctctcgattgccacaccttgaaatatgaaaccgtacttctgttttgacgctgcttatcttttctcgcgtcactgttactaggcgctcttggatgtaaacaaaccacaaaaagacggcgtacacggtgttttctaatttcagccgatctccaatcaaagctattctacgatattacattatcgtataataataagcttttaatcgtttaataataACTCGTCAAGTAGAAATTCCACACGAAGCATTGTGAAGAATAATACTTGAAGAAGATCTATGTTCTTACGAGATTGGCTGTGTACAAGAACTTTGTTGGATAGATTGTATCGTTTgacgaaaattttattgttgaaagttaagaaagttggaaagaaaacccacgctgtctcgaagatgtcttgtttttcagatgctgtaaattgacaaataactagatattagtattgacattatttgatgtcatatctgaccttaaagtataaataaaatcaatctaggaattaatgaaatttcaaacattttttctaagaaaacagaagttttgttcctcctaatgagtatcacatgatgcaatagaaaaataatttgacattgaaaatcgtgtcaagatgaatttcgaagctataaaatcgtcttaaaaaaacgctgtgataaaaaattttttgacaccttgtacaaaggtgtatatcaacgtaactgtacctgtatgtctatattcgagattatttatctattcaagatagcaaagtaaaaatactatatagaggatttaattaatgtgtggatcaacgtatgtatcactatatgtaacaataatattgactgtatatgtacgtgtgtaataaaagatttccggtttacaatgtttacgatactgatataaaaataccatatagaggatttaattaacgtgtatatctacgtatatatcattatatgtaacagtaacattatgtgcatatgcgtataatattggttaaatgttaaatgttaatattggttaaatgcgttaaagtgaaatgttatttacctattcaagatagcaaagtaaataTACCATATAGGGGATTTACTACTGTcaacactcggtattctcgtattcaaagtatttaaccaaataatttgggaatccagcggacgagcttgtatttaatatgattatatttaatataacaactttactcaatatacgcgtaggattttaaatgtcatgagggttgcagcggactcaattttaatgtacctcgatatcttagcttcttataatatcctaataaaatgtcatttatcgattacaattgtcctgtcgtattttatagtgtttgctttataaatgtgaactttattcaaaaagagttcatcgatgattatccattacaggttgttaataaacctgaattatgcacaaaggaattgccgttaataacttaagattctctgcccgtcgtacagggtacatatagtaattattctcgacgattgtaacgtttaagtccaattcgagcttatagtcccatgcgagttaaacaacgacaatagtttgaatttctatttgttcgtttgtcgtctgtttatacccggagcacctgctgtaaaccaatacaaaatttattagatctataaataacacatataaaacttattaatttataattaatatataataggagagcacgaaacttcctattttatggatatgttaaatctttgtaaaaaataccatatcattagtatcattttaatcgttctaaaggatttagccgcataaagctgtgacccttggaagaatcgatgttcacgcgtgacaaattgaaattgtgcgaaggttccggtacgaacatcacaagccgaacatcgataccaggggcacaggcacatgttctgggttcattatacatttataaagggctgacgattcagtggatggtccgggtaaatttaaattgcaaatgaacgcattgctggtttcaagtaaaagcctggataagagcggatatggtatgagagtctgtcgtggaaaggggaacaggccgcttttatttgtaaagtttgaatctcctcgatattgaagatgttgaagctgcaagtatgtatttcattttaatccattcgagaccgagatttaattgtaagacgatacctaggtgtcggtacgatctgaatgtttagttggaatgattctgtgttttactctctccggggtatccttttcatactttgattttaaatcgatgacaatcttaaatagtatgcctcatatttttaaaatataaaattatatactatgttattctataatgtattatgtacagttatatatatatatatatatatatatatatatatatatatatatatatataactatatatatatatataataattctatgttgaaaaaaatatgaaactaacatgatatatacattactacataagttatatataaaatatgtatattatatccttgcctactgactgatatgaatttctttcggtctcgaatgcgttaaaagagagcgcaaagaagtcgaaattacttattgtaattagtaaaacgacctgagaggcagacagatacaagaaagaaggaatattatattagcggcatcatcatgtttttgctctctttaagtctttcatcgagacagacaatctacaggtattaatcgaccaatttcttcaagctgataacttcgaattgatgtttatatataagaagtgttatgtgttaatctgtctaaatgtttaaaaggtgttataaattaaatgttgttaaacgatacgtaattgccttttgatcgtaaattttactatcaaggggtcttttatgtatgcgtaatcattgtgaattataccaatttatgtgatcgatattaaaggtgtttaaaagcatgtatttttttctatattattattctcctatattattatcctatattattatagcattcctatattattataatatccaattacatgttgatacacaagatatacagattattatttataacgttttggttttcttaattgagtcattcgtttagtacaaatgataagaaattagtaataattcacaaaaaagggatattgcagtagaaatattataaaaaaacattttctgttttagtgtagagttactccttcttacagacagtgtcgtacaaatctgtacgtctctgagaaaatgtaggcatctgagcccttacttcctcaacaacttttagatctgatagaaaaaagaaacatacgaagtaataagtaatgcttactaataaattcaacaaatacagaggaagatggctaaatcgataaattaacgagactaaaaattaattacatcatggatctctcgcttttaattttaagctgtaaattaccgatatcggtgactgccatattctcttgagtttccaaatcgtaaagaatctttccccagggattggtcaactgtgtatgtccccatgcgacgtaacttgcttaaggaacacgagccggtgatatgcaggcaacgtataattgattatcattcgctctgaaacgctgaagtaatgaccagtgcagtggtccagtggtcatattgaatgccgctggatatatcagcatttggcaacctaacccagagaagcaggaaatatgaagccaccgaataccaattaacttcgtagttgcacggttcacattccatcatttctgaatatgcgaggacagtcctcttattgtgcttttaattcttttatttgtttcattttcagcaaatatactggttttttaaattaagcttctttttatacagagttacagattatattaattttatatagaatatatttaagaaagatatttaattttttgctagttaagtattgatcgattaagttactgtacctttgttccgataaatgcgtgccatttcctcgaatctaatatcatagcaaatgccaatacctattttgcagcccttcacatcgaacgtcgttagggagttaccaggactgagtgaatcactctctcgaaaagtaatcttattaggaatgtcgatgtcgaatagatgtacctaataacataaaaatgtggtcgctaattctattgctgcaacttttctaatttaatatcaaagttaccaactcctaaactttaattattttttatttaataactgacagcgtttttatcactttcttttattaaagaatcttatcatttaataatgtttaaaaaggagaaaaaataagtataataatattttaagtatgtgaaaaatttatacaacaacaaacacattacaacaaaaatgggcgtttcccgtatcataacgtattttataaaccgtaaattatagaattggttatagtatacgtatgtacatatgtatattcctaaattattcctagatagagtcactttcttcaccccaatattttcaaattcaaagccataaaggaatatattacttacctttcggtgctttgctatcaaagttccatcgggaccccaaatagtacaggtattgtacaatttatcgccctctatttcaggcatcgtaccaccaactacatagatgttgttttctttagctgcgttcgatgaagcaacgctcgtttcaccatcaggaatactctcggcgtattttggaaagtactctgcattgcaatatttcaattaatgaaaaataactgtcttttgttccaaccataaattaaattgaaacgtttgtcagttttttattttctaaattatcaaaataactaagttttatatttcgacttaattaaatatgcaattacttagctaatagtatatataataaatcgtttctacaggttcaaaatgaaaaatgaatatttagaaatatttaattacgacaatgctatttgtgttagcatcagtggcttgttactcaacgactttgctagtactttttgaaacataaagttagttttcaattaacacttatactagaggcggaattataaatgcaaaataattgacaatactaatttataagtacctaattattagtatcttcacaaatatatttatacaaaaatcacgataatcatgaaaatggggaaatcctatattctcgaatcaattcacaatttattttgtatattaattagattccgcgctcatcagtacgtactcactggcgacatcgagaaaatgtatcggcaattcctcgtacgaccagaggatcggaaatatcaaaggatattatggcgcagcgcgagtggagaaacagaaacatatgagcttaacaccgtaatactcttatcatagaaatagaagcagtcctcaattcccgcccgctaactcctatctccaccgatccaaatgatctcctagccctcactcccggacatttcctcattggcgattcattaatgtgcttacgtgatcgagatttcagagacattccatcgaaccgactctccaaatggcagctggcataaggagtatttgaacgagctaaccaaccgcaataaatggagcaagggtggacacagcatccaaaagggcacaatcgtcatcctcagagaggacaacgttccctccatgcattggcctctgggccgagttatcaaggttcatccaggcgccgatggtgtcatccggacagctacagttcagacggcaaagagcattttggatcggggcgtcaaaaggcttgtcccactgccaattcaaccc from Bombus vancouverensis nearcticus unplaced genomic scaffold, iyBomVanc1_principal scaffold0077, whole genome shotgun sequence harbors:
- the LOC143305044 gene encoding omega-amidase NIT2-A-like, which codes for MPEIEGDKLYNTCTIWGPDGTLIAKHRKVHLFDIDIPNKITFRESDSLSPGNSLTTFDVKGCKIGIGICYDIRFEEMARIYRNKASEKQDIFETAWVFFPTFLTFNNKIFVKRYNLSNKVLVHSQSRKNIDLLQVLFFTMLRVEFLLDELLLND